The genomic window ATACCATTTGATTTCTGTATCCGAAACTGATCATCGTATAGTGCCACGCTATCTTTGCTGTATTGTATCTCTTTGGAAAGTCTGAGACTTTGGAAGACATTTTCAGAAACCCCGGATACCTGCCGATCTGTGTAGCGGTCTGCCCAAGTGTTCAGGGCAGATCCATTCTGTTTGAACACAGCCCAGAATAATATAACCACAGCAAAAATTGCCAACAATGCTGCGATAGGTCGCTTTTCGTCGCTACTCGCTTTAAAGTATATGGATGAATAAAAATAAAGCACAGGTATGCAAGCAAAAATGAATGAATCGGTGCTGTCCGATCCGAAGAATGATCCAGGTAAAAACCAACCTACTAAGCCAAATATTACCGAAGGCAACAAAATCAAGAATATAATCTTTGTGAAAGACATATCACCATCTTTGACACCTTTTTTGATATCAAATTGGATATAGTGTTTTGTCCCAATTATAAAAATAATTACTCCTAGCAACATTCCTATACCTGCTGCAATAAATGCATATGACCATCCTAACATGATTTGTAACGCGGCGCCAAAAAAATTACAAATGAATGCTCCTATATTTATACCCATATAGAAAATATTGTAGCCTTCATCCTTTTTGTCGATATATTTATCTTGATTATATACATTACCTAGAAGTGTTGATATATTGGGTTTGAATAAACCATTTCCAATTATCACAAGAAACATTGCTACATACAATACTGCTAGATTGTGTACAGCCATCAAACAATAACCTGCACCCATCAACAAGCCGCCAATAATAATAGATTTTCTATATGCCCAATAACGATCTGCTATCAATCCTCCTAGAAAGGGAGTGAGAAAAACAAGAGCAATGAAAGTACCGTACAAGTCTGCAGACTCTGCTTCTGTCATTCCATAACCTGTTTCAACGTCTTTGAGATACAGAGTAAAAATTCCGATCATCAGGTAGTATCCGAATCTCTCCCACATTTCAGAAAAAAATAAAAAGGGTAGGGCACGGGGATGTTTAGACCACATAATTTATAAAATTTGAAAATTGAAAAATGGATTGCTCAAAGGCAAAATATTTATTGTCTTTTAATGTATCTTAATTTAATTGAATCACTTGGATTATATCAAAAGACTGGTTTTATATTTTTTGTAATTGTTTGAGACCATTTTCCAAATGACTTAAAATTTGTGGAATTTCGTCTTTTGCCAGAGTACCAACAGAAATTCTAAACCATTCAGACTCATCGGAAGCTCCAAATGCGTTAAAAGGTACTATTG from Saprospiraceae bacterium includes these protein-coding regions:
- a CDS encoding peptide MFS transporter, whose amino-acid sequence is MWSKHPRALPFLFFSEMWERFGYYLMIGIFTLYLKDVETGYGMTEAESADLYGTFIALVFLTPFLGGLIADRYWAYRKSIIIGGLLMGAGYCLMAVHNLAVLYVAMFLVIIGNGLFKPNISTLLGNVYNQDKYIDKKDEGYNIFYMGINIGAFICNFFGAALQIMLGWSYAFIAAGIGMLLGVIIFIIGTKHYIQFDIKKGVKDGDMSFTKIIFLILLPSVIFGLVGWFLPGSFFGSDSTDSFIFACIPVLYFYSSIYFKASSDEKRPIAALLAIFAVVILFWAVFKQNGSALNTWADRYTDRQVSGVSENVFQSLRLSKEIQYSKDSVALYDDQFRIQKSNGMVVKEFNYPTYFKNNPPELNPPEGDKISVWSTNLSQSINPAWVIILTPLVIGFFSWLRRKRKEPSTPAKIALGLLISAFSVVFMIGAVWAGHNGAQKASVWWLIMSYGVITIGELFLSPMGLSLVSKLSPVRITSLMMGGWFLSTSIGNKLSGVLATMWDKYEMKSQYFYVNFILLAFAAAIMFLLLRWLNQIMKEKGIH